Proteins encoded within one genomic window of Eublepharis macularius isolate TG4126 chromosome 10, MPM_Emac_v1.0, whole genome shotgun sequence:
- the SYNPO2 gene encoding synaptopodin-2, with product MGTGDYICITMTGGAPWGFRLQGGKEEKQPLQIAKIRNKSKASKAGLCEGDEVISINGNPCADLAYSEVITLMEGLTDTLQMLIKRSSSGANETLSPEPGNGDNHNIKNSEYKESTTLQIRTAMQRPPMELQITGATKEMFQTEQQTAVVDSSITKQERETAHSHKIPPKVIEAPKAQLISVPAFSGETGERPVPTVELQLSLSHDRHKGSSVSGLNILGAEKYKCSEAGSNLQGGSSWVTSAPAAERDQSAQYSSRTFHIAPYKEVQAVPEAETKEPSFTKVEVILDCSDREKEASRSLAEKGCVDSQVEGGQSEAPPSVVSFGISSEGTEQGEDDQHSEREHNRPHKHRARHARLRRSESLSEKQVKEAKSKCKSIALLLTAAPNPNSKGVLMFKKRRQRARKYTLVSYGTGELERYEDDGEEFEGEEESERDNTFEVTLLGTSESEIDEDLFSDLDKEDRIVTFDWDAGLLEVEKKPKGVDEMQMLPESKGKGALMFAKRRQRVDQVTAEQEAMKMQGVYSTEQHREATTTENAPKISSSSYQVKQAEASRIQSHVSKSYIEVSRSHGTTIQQNGLGGAPEANMLCQSSEALKSASLNRTAKPFLNIQNRAAAAPFSPTRSMTSPLSDLPAPPPYTSVSPPPEALYRTALTPVANTAQPALWSPTESTEQIASRDERIAVPAKRTGILQEAKKRNTAKPMFTFKDAPKVSPNPALLSLVQNSEGKKGTATGFESGPEEDYLSLGAEACNFMQIQAAKQKVPPPVAPKPSLKVSPTDTTPISPVWSPPAVAVAVAQLPVFPAPRSPEVATPAPVKTTKPAYSPPQPPSTLNLAGPFKGPQTAASHQNHTPKMTPTTPLGNTVLAGGVGPAFEMPPALSGKGAQLFAKRQSRMEKYVVDSETVQANMARASSPTPSLPASWKYSSNVRAPPPVAYNPIQSPSYPPAATKPQSKSPGVAKTTKKKPKKALSSLEVMKHQPYQLNASLFTFQPPSDNKQPAKFDSVPASKQALPSRSLNAGSPANVRASSVYSVPAYSSQPFFQANASSPVIESCGSTGYPTFLKQEPAVSSSFTTPKPKFSAKKVGVTAQERDGERSLSLPGWPPSTTLQSMSPVSPVTFQPAPDYFGRPPPAVEKPGKRLTPWEAAAKSPLGLVDDAFGPQTIQESIAANVVSAARRKTLPAPPDDWKQKVAYHPPAPSAHTKLASFGRSHSAVISPAKSTMSAPSSTLHCGSRLQYAYYDQRAQTDPDMVSMDSRSDYGLSIADSNYNPYPKGWRRQT from the exons GTCTTCTAGTGGGGCAAATGAGACCCTGAGTCCTGAACCAGGAAATGGAGACAACCATAATATTAAAAATAGCGAATATAAGGAAAGCACCACTCTGCAGATCAGAACAGCCATGCAGAGGCCCCCCATGGAATTGCAGATCACAGGGGCAACCAAAGAAATGTTCCAAACTGAGCAGCAAACTGCTGTGGTGGACTCTTCCATCACAAAACAAGAAAGAGAAACAGCACATAGTCATAAAATTCCTCCCAAAGTGATAGAAGCCCCGAAAGCCCAATTGATCAGTGTGCCGGCTTTCTCTGGAGAGACTGGAGAAAGGCCAGTTCCTACAGTGGAGTTGCAGTTGTCCCTCTCGCATGACAGACACAAAGGCAGCAGTGTTTCTGGTCTGAATATTCTGGGGGCTGAAAAGTACAAGTGTTCAGAAGCAGGATCCAACCTACAAGGTGGGAGCAGCTGGGTGACTTCGGCTCCCGCTGCTGAAAGAGACCAATCCGCCCAGTACTCAAGCCGAACATTCCATATTGCTCCTTACAAAGAGGTCCAAGCAGTCCCAGAAGCTGAGACAAAGGAACCATCTTTCACAAAAGTGGAAGTCATCCTAGACTGTTCCGATAGGGAGAAGGAGGCATCCAGGTCTCTGGCAGAAAAGGGGTGTGTAGATTCTCAAGTGGAAGGAGGGCAGTCAGAAGCACCTCCTTCTGTGGTCTCCTTTGGAATCTCATCTGAAGGCACAGAGCAGGGAGAAGACGACCAGCACTCTGAAAGGGAACATAACAGACCTCACAAACACAGGGCAAGGCACGCCA GGCTCAGACGAAGTGAGAGCCTGTCAGAAAAGCAGGTGAAAGAAGCCAAGTCTAAATGTAAAAGCATTGCCCTGTTGCTGACAGCAGCTCCCAATCCCAACTCCAAGGGGGTGTTGATGTTCAAGAAGCGTCGCCAAAGGGCCAGGAAATACACTTTGGTCAGCTACGGCACTGGAGAGCTAGAGCGGTACGAGGACGACGGTGAAGAATTTGAGGGCGAAGAAGAAAGTGAGAGAGATAACACTTTTGAAGTGACCTTACTTGGCACGAGTGAGTCAGAAATAGATGAAGATTTATTTTCTGACCTTGACAAAGAAGACCGGATTGTGACATTTGACTGGGACGCAGGTCTACTTGAGGTTGAGAAGAAACCAAAAGGTGTGGACGAGATGCAGATGCTTCCAGAGAGCAAAGGCAAAGGGGCACTCATGTTTGCCAAAAGACGGCAAAGGGTGGATCAGGTAACAGCTGAGCAAGAGGCAATGAAGATGCAGGGCGTGTATAGCACTGAGCAACACCGAGAGGCTACCACAACAGAGAACGCTCCCAAAATTAGCTCCTCCTCATACCAGGTAAAACAGGCAGAAGCTTCTAGAATCCAGAGCCATGTGAGCAAGAGCTACATAGAAGTGAGCCGCAGTCATGGAACAACAATACAACAAAATGGCCTTGGGGGAGCCCCTGAGGCAAACATGTTATGTCAGTCTTCTGAAGCCCTTAAATCTGCAAGCTTAAACCGAACAGCCAAGCCTTTCCTGAATATACAgaacagagcagcagcagcaccatttTCACCCACCAGAAGCATGACGAGCCCTCTCTCAGACCTTCCTGCACCACCTCCTTATACTTCAGTCAGCCCACCACCTGAAGCCTTATATAGAACTGCTTTGACTCCAGTTGCCAACACAGCTCAGCCGGCTTTATGGTCTCCAACAGAATCCACAGAGCAGATTGCATCCAGGGATGAAAGGATTGCAGTGCCTGCCAAAAGAACTGGAATATTGCAAGAGGCAAAGAAAAGGAATACTGCCAAGCCTATGTTTACTTTCAAAGACGCTCCCAAGGTGAGTCCTAATCCTGCCCTTTTGTCTCTTGTACAGAATTCAGAAGGCAAAAAAGGTACAGCCACTGGCTTTGAATCTGGTCCTGAAGAAGACTACCTCAGTTTGGGAGCAGAGGCCTGCAATTTCATGCAAATCCAGGCAGCCAAGCAAAAGGTGCCTCCTCCAGTTGCTCCCAAACCTTCACTAAAGGTTTCTCCTACTGACACAACACCCATTTCACCAGTCTGGTCACCTccagctgttgctgttgctgttgcccAGCTGCCTGTTTTTCCAGCTCCAAGATCACCTGAAGTAGCAACTCCAGCTCCTGTCAAAACAACAAAACCTGCCTATTCGCCTCCACAGCCCCCAAGTACTCTTAACTTAGCTGGTCCTTTTAAAGGGCCTCAAACCGCTGCATCACACCAAAACCATACACCAAAAATGACACCCACCACACCCCTTGGAAACACTGTACTTGCAGGAGGAGTGGGGCCAGCTTTTGAGATGCCCCCAGCTTTGAGTGGAAAAGGAGCACAGCTATTTGCCAAAAGACAATCACGGATGGAAAAATATGTGGTGGACTCAGAAACTGTGCAGGCCAATATGGCCCGGGCATCATCACCAACTCCATCTTTACCAGCTTCCTGGAAATATTCATCTAATGTTCGAGCTCCGCCGCCTGTGGCTTATAACCCCATCCAATCCCCATCTTATCCTCCTGCTGCTACCAAACCACAGTCAAAATCACCCGGCGTTGCCAAGACTACCAAGAAGAAACCAAAGAAAGCACTTAGTTCTTTGGAAGTTATGAAGCACCAACCATACCAGCTGAATGCATCCTTATTTACTTTTCAGCCTCCTTCTGATAATAAGCAACCGGCAAAGTTTGACTCAGTGCCTGCTTCCAAACAAGCATTACCTTCAAGATCACTTAATGCCGGTTCACCAGCTAATGTCAGAGCATCTTCAGTGTACTCTGTACCTGCCTACAGTTCACAGCCTTTCTTCCAGGCAAATGCCTCTAGCCCTGTAATTGAGTCCTGTGGATCAACAGGCTACCCTACTTTTCTGAAGCAAGAACCAGCTGTATCTTCTTCGTTTACCACTCCAAAGCCAAAGTTTTCAGCCAAGAAAGTCGGTGTTACAGCACAG gAAAGAGATGGAGAACGGTCCCTATCGCTCCCCGGATGGCCACCTTCAACCACTTTGCAATCCATGTCTCCTGTTTCTCCTGTAACATTTCAGCCTGCTCCTGATTATTTTGGCAGACCACCTCCAGCAGTTGAGAAGCCTGGGAAGAGGCTGACTCCTTGGGAAGCAGCTGCTAAATCCCCTCTTGGCCTTGTGGATGATGCCTTTGGCCCTCAAACCATCCAAGAATCGATTGCTGCAAATGTGGTTTCAGCTGCTCGCAGGAAAacactgccagcacctccggatGACTGGAAACAAAAAGTTGCTTATCACCCTCCTGCCCCAAGTGCCCATACTAAATTGGCTTCATTTGGAAGAAGCCATTCGGCAGTCATATCCCCTGCAAAGAGCACAATGTCTGCCCCGAGCTCCACTTTGCATTGTGGCTCTCGCCTGCAGTATGCCTATTATGACCAACGAGCCCAAACTGATCCTGACATGGTGTCCATGGATTCCAGGTCTGATTACGGTTTGTCAATAGCTGATTCCAACTATAATCCGTATCCAAAGGGATGGAGGCGccaaacatga